The Mucilaginibacter terrae region TGCGCAGGTTATCGGTTGATTTAAGCATGCTGATCTGAATTTGCAATGCTTCTTTCCTGAGCGAATCGGCCACATGCTCAACCTGTAATTGTTGCAGCCGGTTTAGCTGTGCGCCAATGGCTTTATTTTGAGTGGTATCTGTAGCTTTATTGGTTGCATTAATGGTGTCTTGAGCAATGGAATGCATCGCAGTCAAGTTTAAAATGGTAATTAAAATAAATCTATAAATGCTCATTAACGGGTTGGTTGGTATACAATGATAACTAAAAATGATACATTGTGTTTAGCTGCTCAAAAAACCAATAAAATTACCTCTGCAACACTTAACTTTACATTACCAATTTAATAAACCTAACCTACATGAAAAGCTTGCTGTTTTTAATTGCATGTTTGCTTTTGCCATACTTACTGTTTGCCCAAACCCTCCGCGGAATGGTTTACCACGAAGGCACCGACAGCGTTATAGCCAATGCCAGCGTTTACTACAGCGGCTCAACTATTGGCACAACAACCAACAGCATCGGGGAGTTTCATTTGCAGGCCAAAAGCGGACAAGTGCCTTTGGTTATTAGCTGTGTTGGCTATCAATCGGCCGAAGTAAGTAATTATACACCTGAGCAGCCTTTAAAAATTTATCTCAAACCAAAGCAATTTGAGTTGGAGGGCGTAATCGTAACTTCTGATGGAATGAGCCGGGAAGAAAAGGTGCGCATTTTTACCCGGGAGTTTATAGGCACATCACCCTATGCCCAAAGTTGTACCATTGAAAATATTGATGATGTTGACTTATATTACAACAGGGGAACTCAAACGCTCACAGCTGAGTGCAGTAGGCCCCTCATTATTAACAATAAGTTATTTGGATATAACATTAATTATTATCTCAATAATTTTAAAAGAAGTAATGAGCATATATCTTTTACAGGTAACTATGTTTTTAAAGATGTGGCTTTACCTGCCGATCAAAAAAGGGTGATCCGTAATCGTGCCCATGTTTATGAGGAATCACGTATGCAGTTTATCAGGGCATTGTGGAGTCGCACACTCAATAATAACGGGTTCAAAATATATCGCACTAATTACACACGGTTAAACGCGATTCGGCACGACAGCAATACTTGTATTTAAAAAAACGAATTATTATAGCCCAGCACGTTAGCGGCGGCATGCTGACCTATACAACTCTTATGCCGCTAACCAAGTTTTCGTACATTGATAAAGATGGATTTTATGGCGCAGGGCTACGGTGGTCGGGTAAGTTGAGTAACCAGCGTATTGGTGATTTGTTACCGTTCGAATATCAGCCCCAAAACAAAATAATTAACAAAGCAGATACAAACGACGACCAGATAAACGCCGTGTTTGATAATGAAAAAGTAGCGGAAACCATTAAAAGCGTATCTATAAATAAAAGTAAATCCCTCAAGCTTTTTAAAAGCATTGTTTTAGGCAAAGGCTATGTGGCCAATGATCTGCAGTTTGTGCGTAAATGGCAAAGGCCGGTTTACTACAAAATATATGGTGATCTGAATGATACCAGCAGTAACAATGCGCTGCAATACAATATCAGGCAGTTTTTTAAGCGCTTAGCAGGTGTCTCGGGGTTAACTATACAATCTGCAACAAGCGATAGTTTGGCCAACTTCAGCATTGTATTGGGCGATATAAAAAAGTACTACGATGTGATTGCCGATGATGCCCGTGCATACTTTACGGCCAATAAAAGCAGTACAGGGTATTCAAATTACAATCCCAACGGTATAAGCCGTACAGTACAGCGCATTGCGGTTGATGGCTTTACCTATCAGCTGACCTGGGTAAAGGTGCGGTCGCAAATTTTGAACGGGTTGGGTTTTATGGGTAAGGTTAATGCTCCGGCCAAAAGTCTTTTTTATGAGGGGGTGTACTCGTGGTCGCCGGGCAAGCCTTTTGAAGATTTTGATGATGAAATAATAAAGTCTTTGTACAGCAACGCTGTACGCACCGGTATGGAGGATGCCGATCTGGATAATTTAAAAATAACTCCAACGATAAATAATTAGTAACAAAAAAGGCCGCCAAAAAATGGCGGCCCTTGGCATTTAAAGTAATATTTAGTCTCTGCGGCTGTTTAGCAATTGCAGGTAGTACAATAAAGTAGCTAACGAACTTAATGCCGCTACTACGTAGGTCATGGCGGCCCACCATAGGGCATCTTTGGCTTCGGCATGTTCCTGCTTGGTTTGCATAACGTTGTAATTGTTATCTAACCAGGCCAAAGCACGACGACTGGCATCAAACTCAACCGGTAGTGTAACAAAGCTGAATGCGGTTACCACACCCAAAGCAACTACACCAATGAATAGTACGGTAGGGCTGTTTGAAAAAAATAACAGCATAACACCAATCATTAGCGTCCACTGCACCATGGTTGAAGCTGTTTGCACAATAGGCACCATGGCCGAACGGAAGCTTAACCAGCTGTAAGATTGCGCATGTTGAACGGCATGGCCGCATTCGTGCGCAGCAACGGCAGCAGCGGCAACGCTACGGCTGTGGTAAACATCGGGGCTCAAATTTACTGTGCGATTTTCGGGATTGTAATGGTCGGTAAGTTGTCCTTCAACCGACATTACCTGTACGTTGCTGATACCATGATCGCGCAGCATACGCTCGGCCACTTCAGCACCCGATAATCCTGATGTTAGCGGTATTTCAGCGTACTCTTTAAACTTGCTTCTGAAACGCCATTGTACGATCATGCTGATGATAGCAATTGCAATCATCAGCAACCAGCCCGAATTTAATCCGCCGGCACCTATATAATTTAGTATGATGAGGTAATTATTCATGTTTTTCTAATATGTATAGCTAAACAACATCAAAAAGCGTTCCCTCCGGGTTTGAAAAGCTATCCTGCTGATAATGAGTATGGGTGCTATGTCAATTATGCAGGTATGATGAAAAAATGGCGCTAAATCTTATGATTTTCTAATAAGTTGTAGCGTAAGTGTATGCAATTACGTAATAACATCAACAAAGCATTGTACACACGAGGTACTTGCTTGTTAAAAAGAATTTATACTCATGTAAACTTTATCACAGCTTGGCGCTTAGGTGTGCGCACAAGCAATTGTTTTGGGTTTTAAAGCCGGGTAATGTGCGAGGGGTTGTACATCCCGGCACATGAGTATATTTAAAAAGGTGAATTATAAATGGGCTACCAAACGTTCAAGTGCCATGCCGCGCGAGCCTTTGATAAGCACCGTGGCTTGAGTTACAGGATTGGCTTTTATGCTTTCAATTGCCTCCTCGGCAGTTTTGTAAAAAGTGCCTTTACCGGGGTTTTGTGCGTAAAACTCATGGCCAACAAAAATATGTTCATCGGCTGGTGTGGCTAAAGCCAGTTTAATTATCGATTGGTGTTCGGCAGCGGCCTCTTTGCCCATTTCAAACATATCGCCCAGTATCATTACTTTACGGTCGGCCTGTAAGTTATTTAGGTTGGCAATGGCCACGGCCATGCTGCTGGGGTTAGCATTATAATAATCGCAAATCAGTGTATTGGTATTGGTTTTAACAATTTGCGATCGGTTGTTTTTAGGCTGATAGCCCTCAATGCCGTCGTTTATCTGCGTAGCCGATAGCTCAAAGTAATTACCAATGCAAATAGCAGCTAAAATATTATCAAAGTTATACTCGCCGGTAAGGTGCGAGGCAATATGCTGCTCGGTTAAGTTATTAGCCGTTGCCCATTGTAACGACAAGTAAGGCGCATTACCGGTTAGGTTACCATGCACTGCCGACATAGCCGATTGCCCGTAATACACCACGTTGGTCAATTCGCGGGCTTGCTGCATGAGCATTAAATCGGCACTGCTGCTGTTTATAAATGCAACCCCGTTGGTGGTTTTCAGGTAATCGTACAATTCGCCTTTGCCTTTTTTAACGCCTTCCATACCGCCAAAGCCTTCGAGGTGGGCTTTGCCAATATTAGTTATTAAACCGTGGGTAGGTTGGGCTATGGTGCATAAAAACTCTATCTCTTTTTGATGATTGGCACCCATTTCAACCACTGCCATCTGGTGGCTGTTATTTATACTTAAAACAGTAAGCGGAACACCAATATGGTTGTTTAAGTTACCTTGCGTAGCCAGCGTGTTAAACTGTTGCGATAGCACGGCATAAATGAGCTCTTTAGTGGTGGTTTTTCCGTTAGAACCAGTTAAGCCGATAACAGGTATTTGTAGTTGTTTGCGGTGGTATCGGGCTAAATCCTGTAAGGTGGTCAGCACATCCTCAACCAAAATAAACTGCTCCGAAACGCGGTAAGCTGCATCATCAATTACAGCATAAGCAGCCCCGGCTTCTACGGCTTGGGCGGCAAAGGTATTGGCATCAAACTTATCGCCCTTTAAAGCAAAAAATAAACTGCCGGGGGCAATTTTGCGCGTATCGGTACTGATAATAGGGTGCTGCTTGTAGAGGGCGTATAATTGTTCGATTACCATAGGGCAAATATAACGGAGAAAAGGATTGGTAATATACCTTGCTGGCAAGTGCCCGAAATTAGTTTCGAATTAAAATATATTTATGCAACCTTAAAGAAAGCCAAATACACCTGCTTACCCACATGATACAGCGCCAAAGCAAAAAATAAAGCCGCAATACTTTTGTTAATGAGCTGCGTGCTCAGTGCAAACTTACTTTGAATATATTTGGCAAAATGCGCGTAAGCATACAGGCATAAAAATGAACCACAGGCCGAACCCAAGCTAAATACACAAAGGGCAAACATGCCGGGCAATATCCACTCATGGGCCAGCATGTAAGTGCCGGCTATCATCCAAAACGGAATTTGCATGGGGTTTATAAAACCCATAATAATGCCATAGCGAATGCTCTCGCGATCTGAATACTTAGGCTTGGGTGGTTTATTGCGGTTAAGCCAGGTAATGGTTCCCATGGTGGTGAATAGGGCGATCATCACCCAATCAATAATGGTGCTTACGTGCGGCTGCTCGGCCAGCCATTGCGCGGCCTGCATAATAAACATGGTGAAAAAGAACTCAACGCAGGAAAAGGCGGTAACAAATCGCAATGCCTGACGCATACCGCGGTTAATGGTAATTTGCGTAAGTGTTAGGTTGATATTACCCGGTGGAATATAGCCGATAAAATTAGCTATCAGTCCCAGGAAAAACGTCAGGAAAATCATTGCTCCAAAATTAATCCGTTTTTTGAAATTAGAGCCATCATTTTATTTTGAGTTACAAACTAAAATAAACTTTCTTTGCACTTTGTTTTTATTTGGAATTGAATGCCCGCAAACAACATTATATACCAACTCTCTAATATTACCCAGCAATCATTAGAAGAACTACAGGAACGCCTGGATATTATTGAACACAAGCTTAAGTTTATTGATAAAAAGCCAACGGTAGCTTGCCTTGAATGGCTCGACCCGTTAACTATTGCCGGAAACCTGTTGCCCGAAATGGTAACTATAGCTGGAGGTACCCCTGTTTTAGTAGCTGCCGGAGAGCAATCATTGGCAATTGACTGGCAAGACATTCAACAAGCCGACCCCGAAATTCTTGTTGTGATAGTTCGTGGTTTATCAGTTGAGCGCACCATGCGCGAAATTGGCCTCCTGTTGCAACAGCCCGGCTTTGCCGATTTGCAGGCTATCAAAAACAAACGGCTATATATAGCCGATGGTGAACAGTTTTTCTACTACAACAATGCCGGTATAGTGGATTCGATAGAAATGCTGGCCGAAATTATCCAACCTAAACAATTTATTTTTGGTAATGAAGGGGAGGGGTGGATTAAGTTTGAGGTGTGAAGTAGGTTTTATGTTTATACGTAACGCGTAACTATACTATTTAAACTAATGGCGCTTGATAAACTTCTCATTCCGTTCAAAAAAATTATAGCCTAAATCATAGCTAATGGGTTTCGCCTTTTCATATTGCAATGTAAATATCCGGCCGTCGGTCACTACATAATTTTTTGGTATTTCATTGGGGGCTTTACTATTAGCCTTGGTTTTTAATATTTTATTACTAAAAGGGCTTTTGCGAAGTTGATTGACTAAATAAAACCATTCTATGGAAGATAGAATAATAGGATGGTACTTGTTATTTGTTAAATAAGCTTCACCATAAAGCTCCCGGCTAACACTTGGTAGCTCAATTCTGCTTTTGATTTTTACTTGCTGATATAGATATTGCAGAGACCTATATGCATTTTGAAACTCAACTGGACTGGAATATGCATAGTCCGAAATTTGC contains the following coding sequences:
- a CDS encoding ABC transporter substrate-binding protein; this encodes MPANNIIYQLSNITQQSLEELQERLDIIEHKLKFIDKKPTVACLEWLDPLTIAGNLLPEMVTIAGGTPVLVAAGEQSLAIDWQDIQQADPEILVVIVRGLSVERTMREIGLLLQQPGFADLQAIKNKRLYIADGEQFFYYNNAGIVDSIEMLAEIIQPKQFIFGNEGEGWIKFEV
- a CDS encoding UDP-N-acetylmuramoyl-tripeptide--D-alanyl-D-alanine ligase, with the protein product MVIEQLYALYKQHPIISTDTRKIAPGSLFFALKGDKFDANTFAAQAVEAGAAYAVIDDAAYRVSEQFILVEDVLTTLQDLARYHRKQLQIPVIGLTGSNGKTTTKELIYAVLSQQFNTLATQGNLNNHIGVPLTVLSINNSHQMAVVEMGANHQKEIEFLCTIAQPTHGLITNIGKAHLEGFGGMEGVKKGKGELYDYLKTTNGVAFINSSSADLMLMQQARELTNVVYYGQSAMSAVHGNLTGNAPYLSLQWATANNLTEQHIASHLTGEYNFDNILAAICIGNYFELSATQINDGIEGYQPKNNRSQIVKTNTNTLICDYYNANPSSMAVAIANLNNLQADRKVMILGDMFEMGKEAAAEHQSIIKLALATPADEHIFVGHEFYAQNPGKGTFYKTAEEAIESIKANPVTQATVLIKGSRGMALERLVAHL
- a CDS encoding LysE family translocator, whose product is MIFLTFFLGLIANFIGYIPPGNINLTLTQITINRGMRQALRFVTAFSCVEFFFTMFIMQAAQWLAEQPHVSTIIDWVMIALFTTMGTITWLNRNKPPKPKYSDRESIRYGIIMGFINPMQIPFWMIAGTYMLAHEWILPGMFALCVFSLGSACGSFLCLYAYAHFAKYIQSKFALSTQLINKSIAALFFALALYHVGKQVYLAFFKVA
- a CDS encoding carboxypeptidase-like regulatory domain-containing protein produces the protein MKSLLFLIACLLLPYLLFAQTLRGMVYHEGTDSVIANASVYYSGSTIGTTTNSIGEFHLQAKSGQVPLVISCVGYQSAEVSNYTPEQPLKIYLKPKQFELEGVIVTSDGMSREEKVRIFTREFIGTSPYAQSCTIENIDDVDLYYNRGTQTLTAECSRPLIINNKLFGYNINYYLNNFKRSNEHISFTGNYVFKDVALPADQKRVIRNRAHVYEESRMQFIRALWSRTLNNNGFKIYRTNYTRLNAIRHDSNTCI
- a CDS encoding zinc metallopeptidase — encoded protein: MNNYLIILNYIGAGGLNSGWLLMIAIAIISMIVQWRFRSKFKEYAEIPLTSGLSGAEVAERMLRDHGISNVQVMSVEGQLTDHYNPENRTVNLSPDVYHSRSVAAAAVAAHECGHAVQHAQSYSWLSFRSAMVPIVQTASTMVQWTLMIGVMLLFFSNSPTVLFIGVVALGVVTAFSFVTLPVEFDASRRALAWLDNNYNVMQTKQEHAEAKDALWWAAMTYVVAALSSLATLLYYLQLLNSRRD
- a CDS encoding DUF2927 domain-containing protein, which translates into the protein MPLTKFSYIDKDGFYGAGLRWSGKLSNQRIGDLLPFEYQPQNKIINKADTNDDQINAVFDNEKVAETIKSVSINKSKSLKLFKSIVLGKGYVANDLQFVRKWQRPVYYKIYGDLNDTSSNNALQYNIRQFFKRLAGVSGLTIQSATSDSLANFSIVLGDIKKYYDVIADDARAYFTANKSSTGYSNYNPNGISRTVQRIAVDGFTYQLTWVKVRSQILNGLGFMGKVNAPAKSLFYEGVYSWSPGKPFEDFDDEIIKSLYSNAVRTGMEDADLDNLKITPTINN